The Salvelinus fontinalis isolate EN_2023a chromosome 31, ASM2944872v1, whole genome shotgun sequence genome has a window encoding:
- the LOC129829510 gene encoding G-protein coupled receptor 61-like, with translation MEPPVDNSTSPWNSSQSSLSGLPGPWLPAFPASLHPNASNVSLPVGTGASGAPLALAQSLALCAMLLMDLLAVVGNLAVMAVITKTPQLRKFAFVFHLCLVDLLAALVLMPLGMLPDRVLAHDEALCRSYLCLSVGLVSAAILSISAINVERYYYIVHPMRHEVKMTVGVVVTVLVGIWIKAIVTSAMPFLGWVLQGSQGVGVGLGGGLGAPGIPGPPSQRRCSLHWTGGGGTTRLIFMLFFTFVYFLCPVLIILVVYCNMFKVARVAAMQHGPLPTGMDTPGPRPHRSQSLSSQSTMAASLGGPGGGSGGPCPPLRTPSQRTFHGGKAAAVLVAVGGQFLCCWLPYFSFHLYAALVSTPPIPLASDQLEEVVTWIGYFCFTSNPFFYGCLNRQIRTELGRSLACIFKRAGPGNGDQLASREASIEENFLQFLQGTGCNLEPSTQAHSRASRTEEVEEAGERGPLQDGPCQENTLVQEHTPVDFHIPGQIIEETSEFLAHQHLNRNNDINLADNCCRVNRTVLDSA, from the exons atggAGCCTCCTGTTGACAACTCCACCTCCCCCTGGAACTcttcccagtcctctctctccggACTTCCAG GTCCCTGGCTCCCAGCCTTCCCAGCTTCGCTGCACCCCAATGCCTCTAACGTGAGTCTTCCCGTGGGCACCGGCGCCAGCGGAGCCCCCCTGGCCCTGGCCCAGTCCCTGGCCCTGTGTGCGATGCTTCTCATGGACCTCTTAGCGGTCGTAGGCAACCTAGCCGTCATGGCTGTCATCACCAAGACGCCGCAGCTGAGGAAGTTCGCCTTCGTGTTCCACCTGTGTCTGGTTGACCTGCTGGCGGCTCTGGTTCTGATGCCTCTGGGTATGCTGCCGGACCGGGTTTTGGCTCACGACGAGGCACTGTGCCGGAGCTACCTCTGTCTTAGCGTGGGTCTGGTCAGTGCCGCCATCTTGTCTATCTCTGCCATCAACGTGGAGAGGTACTATTATATTGTCCACCCCATGCGCCATGAGGTCAAGATGACCGTGGGGGTGGTTGTGACGGTGTTGGTCGGGATCTGGATCAAAGCTATTGTCACCTCGGCAATGCCGTTCCTGGGCTGGGTGCTCCAGGGGAGCCAGGGGGTAGGGGTCGGACTCGGAGGGGGACTAGGGGCTCCCGGGATCCCGGGTCCTCCAAGTCAGAGACGTTGCTCCCTGCACTGGACCGGAGGAGGAGGGACCACACGGTTAATATTCATGCTCTTCTTCACCTTTGTCTACTTCCTGTGTCCGGTGCTGATCATCCTTGTTGTGTATTGTAACATGTTTAAAGTAGCCAGGGTGGCGGCCATGCAGCATGGCCCTTTACCTACCGGGATGGACACACCTGGGCCTCGCCCTCACCGCTCCCAGTCCCTCAGTAGCCAATCCACCATGGCTGCCAGCCTGGGAGGCCCCGGAGGTGGCTCTGGGGGCCCATGTCCTCCACTCCGCACCCCCAGTCAGAGGACCTTCCACGGGGGTAAAGCCGCGGCAGTCCTGGTGGCGGTTGGAGGCCAGTTCCTATGCTGCTGGCTGCCTTACTTCTCCTTTCACCTGTACGCCGCCCTGGTCTCCACCCCCCCGATCCCCCTGGCTTCAGACCAGCTGGAGGAAGTCGTGACCTGGATCGGTTACTTCTGCTTCACCTCTAACCCCTTTTTCTACGGCTGTCTGAACCGGCAGATCCGCACGGAGCTGGGCCGAAGCCTAGCCTGTATCTTTAAGCGGGCGGGGCCGGGCAACGGGGATCAGCTGGCCAGCCGAGAGGCCTCTATCGAGGAGAACTTCCTCCAGTTCCTCCAGGGGACAGGGTGCAATCTGGAACCCTCCACCCAGGCACACAGCAGGGCCAGCAGGaccgaggaggtggaggaggcggGGGAGAGAGGCCCTCTTCAAGATGGACCTTGTCAGGAGAACACGCTGGTCCAGGAACACACGCCTGTTGACTTCCACATCCCTGGACAGATTATCGAGGAGACCTCTGAGTTCTTGGCGCATCAGCATCTGAATCGGAACAATGACATCAACCTAGCAGACAACTGCTGCAGGGTAAACAGAACAGTGCTGGACAGTGCCTGA